A DNA window from Leptospira selangorensis contains the following coding sequences:
- the thiL gene encoding thiamine-phosphate kinase encodes MNEEELISSLYPPGKEQENDCYSDKEGNLITTDTIVEGTHFRLDWSRPEDLANKLVEVNVSDIAAANGTPQKAFFNFGLSPSCNRKEFLEPFIDSFKNALNSYEIELCGGDTYRTQELNLTLTLLGKSPSPVDRKGGKPGDHVYLSGHIGASLLGYKILEGAHISLSPEVKKIALDRHLRPKSRLNLSRSLYSKNRIHAGMDLTDGLKQDVFKLAKSSGVGIELDLDKLPFENGVKEAIGIEGVLISGEELELLFLSPDELPSSWEGISIRKIGSVFALEEGESPQVRYSYEGKTYSPKESGFRHF; translated from the coding sequence TTGAACGAAGAAGAACTCATCTCCTCCTTATATCCTCCCGGTAAAGAACAGGAAAACGACTGTTATTCGGACAAAGAAGGAAACTTAATCACAACGGATACGATTGTAGAAGGAACTCATTTCCGTTTGGACTGGAGTCGTCCTGAAGATTTGGCAAACAAATTGGTAGAAGTGAACGTATCGGATATAGCAGCGGCTAACGGAACACCCCAAAAGGCATTTTTCAATTTTGGACTTTCTCCTTCCTGCAATCGAAAAGAATTTTTAGAACCGTTTATCGATTCATTTAAGAATGCATTAAACTCTTATGAGATAGAACTATGTGGTGGAGACACTTATAGGACCCAAGAGTTAAACTTAACTTTAACTCTATTAGGAAAATCTCCTTCTCCTGTAGACAGAAAGGGTGGAAAACCTGGAGATCATGTATACCTGAGCGGCCATATTGGCGCTTCCCTTTTAGGTTATAAAATATTAGAAGGCGCCCATATTTCGCTTTCTCCAGAAGTAAAAAAGATCGCCCTAGATAGGCATTTAAGACCTAAATCCAGACTAAACTTAAGTCGCTCCTTATATTCAAAAAACAGAATACATGCAGGAATGGATCTAACAGACGGGCTCAAACAAGACGTATTCAAATTAGCAAAGTCTTCCGGAGTCGGGATAGAGCTGGATCTGGACAAACTTCCTTTTGAAAATGGAGTAAAAGAAGCAATCGGGATAGAAGGTGTTTTAATATCCGGAGAAGAATTAGAACTTCTATTTTTATCCCCCGACGAATTGCCTTCTTCTTGGGAAGGGATCTCTATCCGAAAAATAGGTAGTGTTTTCGCTTTAGAAGAAGGTGAATCTCCTCAGGTCAGATATTCTTACGAAGGAAAAACTTACTCTCCTAAAGAATCAGGATTTAGACATTTTTAA